From Lysinibacillus sp. SGAir0095, the proteins below share one genomic window:
- a CDS encoding alpha/beta hydrolase: MKKRITIILGLLIVVMGVTYIGVGNYFYNFALKANDEKEFMDDNPHLEESIAVMAEVAEAAELADNQFESDHGATAMSIVSKDKLQLNLQADFYQNGKENHKWAIVVHGYTSSAEGMTRYVRNFYEQGFHVVAPDLRGHGESEGEYIGMGWHDRLDMLQWINGIIEVDPNAEIVLFGVSMGGATVMMTAGEDLPSNVKVIVEDCGYSSVSDVFVYQLDDLFGLPEFPVMNAANTVTNIRAGYDLYEASAVDQVAKSEKPILFIHGNQDTFVPYEMLDKVYDAAAVEKEKLIINGAGHGEAEKVDPQAYWRTIWEFVGRFM, encoded by the coding sequence ATGAAAAAGAGAATTACGATTATTTTAGGTCTTTTAATTGTTGTAATGGGGGTTACTTACATAGGAGTGGGGAATTATTTTTATAATTTTGCCTTGAAAGCAAATGATGAAAAAGAATTTATGGATGACAATCCTCATCTAGAGGAAAGTATTGCCGTAATGGCCGAAGTAGCGGAGGCTGCCGAGTTGGCAGACAATCAGTTCGAATCAGATCATGGGGCTACTGCCATGTCGATTGTATCAAAAGATAAACTTCAGCTGAACTTACAAGCAGATTTCTATCAAAATGGAAAAGAGAATCATAAGTGGGCGATTGTCGTACATGGATACACATCGAGTGCTGAGGGGATGACTAGGTATGTTCGTAATTTTTATGAACAAGGGTTCCATGTTGTAGCTCCCGATTTACGTGGACATGGAGAAAGTGAGGGGGAATACATTGGCATGGGCTGGCATGATCGCCTTGACATGCTGCAATGGATCAATGGAATTATTGAGGTAGACCCTAATGCTGAAATTGTATTATTCGGTGTTTCAATGGGTGGTGCGACGGTCATGATGACAGCAGGTGAAGATCTGCCTTCCAACGTGAAAGTAATTGTTGAAGATTGTGGATATTCTTCGGTTAGTGATGTCTTTGTGTATCAATTGGATGACTTATTTGGCTTACCTGAATTCCCGGTGATGAACGCGGCCAATACCGTAACAAATATCCGTGCTGGATACGACTTATATGAAGCATCAGCTGTTGACCAGGTCGCAAAGAGTGAGAAACCGATTTTATTTATCCATGGCAATCAAGATACATTTGTACCCTACGAAATGTTAGATAAAGTATATGATGCCGCAGCAGTTGAAAAAGAAAAATTGATTATCAACGGCGCCGGCCATGGGGAAGCAGAAAAAGTAGATCCTCAGGCTTACTGGCGTACTATTTGGGAGTTTGTGGGACGGTTTATGTAA